Proteins encoded together in one Triticum dicoccoides isolate Atlit2015 ecotype Zavitan chromosome 7B, WEW_v2.0, whole genome shotgun sequence window:
- the LOC119340145 gene encoding protein OVEREXPRESSOR OF CATIONIC PEROXIDASE 3-like: MAPRAETLSGPRKNTLVQLSLLIINRACLDSDNKPTERVRIRQNIRNELVEMATTVVPLAAAMAAAPRSRLLTAPDPSPFLGIRPLLCRSARSVACALRRPSKYKNKIKDEVVVAEDDIDGGDEDDDDEGGLEALFKQLEEDLKNDDLSVDDDDDEISEEDMARFEQVLAEAMGDTDVADESAVDSAPGSEVVGNDEVADPVEKPELKSWQLRRLARALNIGRRKTSIKNLAGELGLDRGLVIELLRNPPPELLLMSDSLPDEAPSKPETKEIETSPVADEVEVDEIEATETKPQMDLPVHVMSTEWSAQKRLKKAQLETLEKVYLKSKRPTNTMISSIVQVTSLPRKTIIKWFEDRREQDGVPDRRAAYMRSLSETMAS; encoded by the exons ATGGCCCCGAGGGCCGAAACGCTATCTGGCCCACGAAAGAATACGCTGGTCCAGCTCAGCCTTCTCATCATCAACAGGGCCTGTTTGGATTCAGACAATAAACCCACGGAGAGGGTTAGAATACGGCAAAATATCCGCAACGAGCTTGTGGAAATGGCGACGACGGTGGTGCCGCTCGCCGCGGCCATGGCCGCCGCTCCAAGGTCTCGCCTCCTGACCGCTCCAGACCCCTCCCCGTTCCTCGGGATCCGCCCGCTCCTCTGCCGCTCTGCGCGCAGCGTCGCCTGCGCCCTTCGCCGACCTTCCAAGTACAAG AATAAAATTAAAGACGAGGTGGTGGTAGCAGAGGATGACATTGATGGCGGTGACGAGGATGACGATGACGAGGGTGGGTTGGAAGCACTTTTCAAGCAGctggaagaagatctgaagaacgacGATTTATctgtcgatgatgatgatgatgaaatatCAGAGGAAGATATGGCCAGGTTTGAACAGGTATTGGCAGAAGCCATGGGAGATACCGATGTCGCTGATGAATCTGCAGTGGATTCGGCTCCAGGATCCGAAGTTGTTGGTAATGATGAGGTAGCAGACCCAGTCGAAAAGCCAGAGCTCAAAAGCTGGCAGCTCCGGAGATTGGCTCGTGCACTGAACATTGGTCGGCGTAAAACTAGT ATAAAAAATCTTGCAGGGGAGCTTGGCCTGGATAGGGGTTTGGTCATTGAATTGCTCCGCAATCCGCCTCCAGAACTTCTACTTATGTCTGATTCTTTGCCTGATGAAGCCCCTTCTAAACCTGAAACTAAAGAAATAGAGACCTCACCAGTAGCTGATGAGGTTGAAGTTGATGAGATTGAAGCCACTGAAACCAAGCCACAGATGGACCTTCCGGTTCATGTCATGAGCACAGAATGGTCTGCGCAGAAAAGGCTGAAAAAGGCGCAACTGGAAACACTAGAAAAAGTTTACCTCAAATCCAAAAGGCCAACT AATACTATGATCAGTAGCATAGTTCAAGTTACAAGCCTTCCACGAAAGACAATTATTAAGTGGTTTGAGGATAGAAGGGAGCAAGATGGTGTACCAGACCGTCGTGCCGCATACATGAGATCCCTATCTGAGACGATGGCTAGTTGA
- the LOC119336006 gene encoding uncharacterized protein LOC119336006, producing the protein MRRSSSGARVSEGGDASSSSSGHHGDGTALPTFDPQSAAGRREAARTRALGRAVHCIPLLLLLCALVLWLSAASTSPVHLD; encoded by the exons ATGCGGCGGTCGTCGAGCGGGGCGCGCGTGTCGGAGGGCGGCgacgcgtcctcgtcctcgtcgggccaccacGGCGATGGCACGGCGCTCCCGACGTTCGATCCGCAGTCGGCGGCGggccggcgggaggcggcgcggaccCGGGCTCTGGGGCGCGCCGTGCACTGCATCCCGCTGTTGCTGCTACTCTGCGCCCTCGTGCTCTGGCTCTCCGCCGCCTCCACCTCCCCGGTTCACCTCG ACTGA